The Methanobrevibacter sp. TMH8 DNA segment ATAGCTCATTATTTATGGAAACATGGTCATTGTCTTTCAGCAAGATGGATTTCTACAGTTAATAGATTTTTTACAGGAATTGAAATACACCCTGCTGCAAAAATTGGGCGTAGAGTCTTTATTGATCATGGAATGGGAGTAGTTATTGGTGAAACTACTGAAGTAGGTAATGATGTTTTATTATATCAAGGAGTTGTTCTTGGAGGAACTAGTACAGTTAGAGAAAAAAGACACCCTACAATTGGAGATGGTGTTGTAATAGGTTCTGGAGCTCTTATTATTGGAGATATCAAACTAGGTAATGGTTCAAAAGTAGGAGCTGGTTCTGTAGTATTAAAAGATGTTCCTAATGGGGCTACTATTGTTGGAGTTCCTGGAAAGATTGTCCATGAGAAAAGACCTTGTGCAATGGATCAAGAGCATCAAAAACTTCCAGATCCTATTGATGAAGCATTAAAAAATCTCATTGAAAAACAAGAAATCCTTGAAGAAGAAATAAATAAACTTAAAAATGAAAAAAATTAAATGAATTATATATAAATTATATGGTATAATTAGGATATAATTGTAATATTATATATTTAATATATAAATTCATTAATAAAAAGGATATTATGAGTAAAATAATTGGAATTCAAGGAAAATTCGATGGAAATCTTTTAAATTCTATGTTAAAAGCTATAAACTATGAAGATAGGTTAATTAAAAGTAAATTTAAAAAAGGAATCTTTCTTTCTTCTGAAAACAACACTATTTTTAATAATAAATTCTGTAATATTTCTTTTCAAAATGATAAAAATAATTCTTTTAATATAGGATTAGGTGTTATTAACCCTAATGATAAAGAATTGCAACCTATTCAATACAAAAATTTAACACTGGTTTTTGATGGTGTTATTTATAATATAGATGAGATAAATTCTATTTTATCTAATTCTAATAATGAAGATGTAGTTTATTCTAGTGAAATATTAGCTATTAAGCTTATTTATAAATTTTATAGTGAATTTTCTGATTTAAAAAAATCTATAGAAAAAGTAAAAAATCTTATTAATGGAGATTATGCTTTTGCTGTTTTTGATGGTACTAACTTAGCTATTTCAAGAGATAGTTTAGGTGTTAATCCACTATATTACAATGTTAATGATTTTAATTCATTTGCTTCTGAAAAGAAAAGTCTTTGGAAAATAGGGATAAATAATAATGATATTTCTTCTTTAAAACCCGGACATATTTTATATAATTGGAAAGATTTTCCTTCTAAATCTAATCCATGGGATATTGATTATAGTGATCATAATGATTTTGTTTTAGATACTGATGAAGAGGATAATTATTATAAATTTAAAAATTACCTTTCAAAACTAATAATGAATTCTACTTATGATAGAATAAAAGGACTTGATAAGGTAGGATTAGTTTTTTCAGGAGGAGTAGATAGTACTATACTTGCAACCATCCTTAAAAAATATAGTGAATCCTCTAAAATTGATGTCACATTATATACTGTAGGTGTTGAAAATTCTATTGATCTAAAATATAGTAAAAAAATTGCAAAAAAATTAGATTTTACTCTTAAAACACAGATCATAGATGAGGAACTAGTTAGAAAATCTTTAAACCCTGTATTGAAAGCTATTGAAGAAGAGGATCTTATGAAAGTTGGTGTCGGTATGACCTTATATTTAGGAACTAAGCTAGCATTTAATGATGATATTCCAGTTGTATTAGCCGGACAGGGAGCTGATGAATTATTTGGTGGTTATTATAGATATTTAGCTACTTTAAATCAAAAAGGAGAAGATCAACTACAAAAAGAACTTATTCATGATATGAAATATTGTTATGATGTTAATCTTGAAAGAGATGCTAAGATAGCTAGTTCAAATGGAGTTCAACTTAGAGTTCCTTATTTAGATGAAAAAGTTGTTAATTTTGCTTTAAATATTCCTATCAAATATAAAATTAAATTAAATGAAAATAATGAAGATCCTTTAAGAAAAAGAATATTGAGAGATTTAGCTTTAGATATTGGTGTGGATGAAGAAATAGCTATGCGTCCAAAAAAAGCAGCTCAATATGGTTCTGGAATTGATAAAATTATCAGAAAAAAGATCTTAAAAGATACTGATTTGAATAAAATCATGGAAAATATTATTGATTCTTATTCTAACAATAAAAATTGATTTAATTATTATTTAATTAAATTATTCTTTAAATAAAATTAATTTTTAATAAATTATTATTATACTTCTTTTCATTATTTTATTAATCATTTTTCTTAAATATTTTATATTTTAATTAAAATAATTTTTAAATAAATAAAGCTTTAATACTAAGAAAAATATATTTATATTATTATATATTTATACAATAATTTACTAATTTAATTTATTACAATAATTTATTACTATAATCTATTACTATAATTTATTTATTATAATTTAAATCATCAATAATTTTATTTACTTACAATTTAAGGAGATTTATAATGAAAATTGAAAAAGATGCAGAAAAAATTCTCAAAGATTTTTCTAAAACACTTGAAAGTATTCCCGACCTTGAAGAAACTCATTATATAGTAGACAATGTAAATCTCACACGTAAAGATGTTTCTATTGAGAAAAATCCAGAAAAAATAATGAGAAATGCTAGAACTGATAAAGAGGGTCATTTATTAGTTAAAAAAGCAGAATGGATTAATTAAGATTAAATTAATAATATTTCATAAATATTATGCAATATTTAACAATTTGAAGATATTTATAATATTTTTATAATATATTAAAATATATAATATCTTAAAATATTTTTATAATATTTAAAAATATTCTTTATAATATTTAAAAATATTTTACAATATTCTAATAAATTTCTAATAATGTTTTAAAAATATTCTAATAATATTTAATAATATTTTTTTTATAATTTATTTTAGATTAATTGAGGGATAAAATGAGAATGAACTTAGTTCTAGAACTTCAAGATATTCCAGGACAACTTGTATCTGTTCTTGAACCAATTAGTGATTTTGGTACAAATTTAGTAACTGTTATTCACCAAAGGGATTCAAAAAATGAAAAAGGTATGATTCCTGTTCAAATAACTTTAGAAGGTGAAAGAAACAACCTTAAAGAAGTTGTTGAGAAGTTAAATGAAATGAATATTACTATTCTTGAGATTGATGGAGTAGTTGTAAAAGAAAAACTCAGTACGATACTAATTGGACATGTTATTGATACAGATATAAAGGACACTATGGATAAAATTAACACAATTGAAGGAGTATCTGTAGTTGGATTAGATGTTAAATTAGAAGAAGAGTATGAATCTTCAGCTATGATTGTTGTTGAATCAGATCCTGATAAAAAAGAAATTGTTCTCTCTAAAATTCAGGAAATAGCTGATGATAAAGGTCTTTTAGTTGTTAATGAAGTTTAAATAAGATTATATTAGAAAAATTCAGGAGAATTTTTAATGAAAGATATAAAAATTATTTTAATGGGGTTTGGAGCTGTTGGTAAAGGTGTTGCTAAATCAATCTCTATTAAAAAAGATAAAATTCAAAATGAATATGGTGTAAACCTAAAGTTAGTAGCTGTAGCTGATTCATCTTCATCAGCTATTTCATCAAATGGACTTGATGAAGAATTATTAATTGAAACAAAAGAAAATCAAGGAAAATTAGCTAATTATCCAGAATTTGGATTTAATACAAATGGAGAAGATGTTCTTGATTCAGTTGATTATGATTTGCTTATTGAAGCTACACCAACTAATATTGAAGATGGAGAACCTGCAAAATCACTAACATTAAAAGCTTTTGCTAGTGGGAAAGATGTTGTAACATCAAATAAAGGTCATCTAGCTCTTTTCTTTTCTCAAATGAATGAACAAGCTAAAGCCAATAATGTTCAATTTAAGTTTGAAGCATCTGTTGGAGGAGCTATGCCTATTATAAATTTTGCTGAAGAAACCCTTCCAAGTTCAAATATATCTTCTATTATTGGTATTTTAAATGGAACTACCAATTATATATTATCAAGAATGACTACTGAAGGTTCTTCATATAAAAATACACTTGAAGAATCTCAACAATTAGGAATTGCTGAAACTGATCCAACTCAAGATGTTGAAGGAATTGATGCAGCTTGTAAAACTGTTATATTAGCTAATTCTCTACTTGGAATTGATGCAACATATTCTGATGTTGAAGTTGAAGGTATTTCTAAAATTACTTCTGAAGCTATTGAATTAGCTAAAAAAGAAGGTTATTTAATTAAATTGATTGCTGAAGTATCAAAAGATGCATTAAAAGTTTCTCCACGATTAGTTAAAAAAAATAGTCCTTATGCTGTTGAAGGCACATTAAATATGGCAACTATTAAAACAGATCTTGCTGATGAAGTTACTGTAGTTGGAAAAGGTGCAGGATCAATTGAAACTGCTTCTGCAATGTTGACTGATGTTATTAATATTATTAAAACTAAATATTAATATATTTTATTTTTTTATTTTTTGGAATTATTATGAAATATGTAATTTTAATAGGGGATGGAATGTCTGATTACCCCTTAAAAGAATTGAATAATCAAACTCCTCTTGAAGTAGCTAATAAACCTAATATAGATGGAATTGCTCAAAAAGGTAGGGTTGGACAACTTCAAACTGTTCCAGAAAATCTTGAACCTGGATCAGATGTAGCTAATATGAGTATTTTTGGTTATGATCCTCAAAAATATTATACTGGTAGAGGTCCTCTTGAAGCTGGAAGTATGGGAATCAATACTTCTGATGATGAAGTTATATTTAGATGTAATTTAATAACTGAGGATAATGGAATATTAGCTGATTTTAATGCAGGACACATTACTTCAAAAGAAGCAGCTATTTTAATCAATACACTTAATCAAGAATTTTCAAAGGAAAATAATCCAAATATTGGTGAAATGGATGGAGAATTTTACTCAGGAATTAGCTATAGGCATCTTTTTGTTAAAAAAGGGTCAGAATTAGCTTCATTAAAGACTACTCCTCCTCATGATATTGTTGGTGAATCAATAGCTGATTATACTAATTGGAATGATCCTTCTTCATTAATGATAAAAAATATTATGTTAAAATCTAAAGAGATTTTAGAAAACCATGATATTAATAAAAAAAGACTTAGTAATGGAGAAAAAATAGCCAACATGGTTTGGTTGTGGGGTCAAGGTTTAAAGCCTTCTATGCCTAAATTTAAAGATCTTTATGGTTTTGAAGGGTCTGTTATTACTGGGGTAGATTTATTAAAAGGTATAGGTGTTTTTGCAGGATTAAAAAATATTAATGTTCCTGGTGCTACTGGATATTTTGATACAGATTATAAAGCTAAGGGCAAGTATGCTGCTAATGCTCTTGAAGACAATGATTTTTTATTTGTTCACATTGAAGCTCCTGATGAAGCGGGTCATGCTGGAAATATTGAAGAAAAAATCAAAGCTATTGAAAGAATTGATAAGTATGTATTAGGTCAAATTCTTGATGAAATACCACAATATGAAGATTATAAAATAGCTGTTCTTCCAGATCATGCAACGCCTATTGATGTTAGAACTCATACTCGAGATCTTGTTCCTCTCGCAATATATTCTTCTTTAAAAAAAGATTTTGCTGATGATGCTAATATTTACACAGAAAAATCTGTTATTAATGGATCTTTAGGTATAGATAAAGCTCATGATCTAGTTAAAAAAATGATAATTTAAATTTTTCTGTTTATTTTTATTTTTTTAAATTAATTTAAATTATTTTTATATTATTTTAAATTAATTTATTTATTTTAAATTATTATTATTTATTTTTATTCAATTTTTATTTAGAAAAAGCTTCATGTATAAAAATATATTGAATACCTAGAATAATAATTAAAAAATTATATAGATTATTATATATAATAATTTATTATAAGTAATTGATTTAAGAATATTAATTTTAATATAAATTTTATATACTAATAAAAATAATATTATATAATATTAAATTAAATAAAATTAAAAATATTATGATTTTATTTATAGAAATTATTTACAGTTATCAATAATAATTTTATAAATAAAAACAATTGCAATTATTTTAAATTATTTTAAATTATTTTATTTATAATTTTATTTAAGAATTTATTTAAGAATTTAATATAGAATTTATTTAAAAATCTTATTCAAAGTGTTATTCAAAAAATATTATTTAAAAATATTATTTAAGAATGTTATTAAAAAATTTTATTTATAACTCATATTTATAATCTTATTATAAATTTTATTTATAAAATTTCTAAATTAATATTGTATCTGATAATCTATATATAATACATAATAAAATACTGGAGAGGATGTTCTGACAAAATATATAATTATAACCGGCGGTGTTGTTAGTTCAATTGGTAAAGGGATTACTTCAGCATCAATTGGAAGGATTTTACGTTCTTATGGATTAAAGGTAGGAGCTATTAAAATAGACCCTTATTTAAATTGGGATTCTGGAACATTAAATCCATATCAACACGGAGAAGTTTTTGTTACTCATGATGGGATGGAATCTGATCTTGATTTAGGTCATTATGAACGTTTTTTAGATGTTGAACTTCCAGGTGTTTCTAACATTACCACTGGAAAAGTTTATCAGTCAGTAATTGATAAAGAAAGAAAAGGAGAGTTCCTTGGAGCTTGTGTTCAGATAATTCCTCATATTACTGATGAAATTAAATCACTCATAAGAAAAACAGCTGAAATCAATGATTATGATATTATTCTCATAGAACTTGGTGGAACTGTTGGTGATATTGAAAGTCAACCATTTTTAGAAGCATTGAGACAACTTAGAAATGAAGAAGGCCATGACAATGTAATGTTTGTACATGTAACTTTTATTCCATATCTTAATGCTGCTGGAGAATTCAAAACAAAACCAACACAACATAGTACCAAAGAGCTTCGAAGTACTGGTATAAATCCTGATATGATTGTATGTAGAAGTCAAGATCCTATTGATGATGCTCTTAAACGTAAAATTGCTCATTTTTGTGATGTTGATCCTACTGCTGTTGTTAATGCTCCAGATGCATCTTCTATTTATGAAGTTCCATTAACTCTTGATAAAGAAAATGTTGGAAAATTCATTGCTGAACGAATTAAACTTGATGTTGATGTTGAATCTGCAGATTTAGATCAATGGAAATCTATTGTTAAATCTCTCCAAAAACAAGATCCTGTTGTTACTATAGCTATAATTGGAAAATATGTTGAACTTGAAGATTCTTATATAAGTATTAGAGAAGCATTATTACATGCAGCTGCAAAAATTGGGGTTAAGCTCAATCTTGAATATATAAGTTCTGATGTCGATAATCTCGATGAAAATGAATTAAAAGAGCTTGATGGAATTCTTATTCCTGGAGGTTTCGGTGAAAGAGGAGTCGAAGGTAAGTTAGATGCAGTTGAATATGCAATTCAAAATAATGTTCCAATTTTTGGAATATGTCTTGGAATGCATTCAATGGTTATTCAATTTGCTAGGCGGAATAGTATGGATAATGCAAATAGTACAGAATTTGATCTAGATACTATGTATCCTGTTATTGATCTTATGGAAAAACAAAAAGAGATCAAACAAATGGGAGGAACTATGCGTTTAGGTTCTTATGATTGTAAACTTATAAAAAATACTAAAGCACACAATTTATATAAACAAGACCTTGTTAAAGAACGTCATAGACATAGATATGAATTAAACAATGATTTTAGAGAAGAGCTTCAAAATAAAGGCCTAATTATTTCAGGAACATCTCCAGACGATTTTCTTGTAGAAATGGTAGAACTCGAAGATCATCCATGGTTTGTAGGATGTCAATTCCATCCTGAGTTTAAATCAAGACCTAACAATGCTCATCCTTTATTTGTTTCTTTTATGGATGCTGCTTATAATTTTTCTAAAAATAAATAATTTAATTAATTATTTTTATTTTTTCCTTTTTTCTTTTTTATTTTATTAATTAATTATTTTTAAATTTTTTTATATTCTTAAATTTTTTTTAATTTATCATATTTTTCAATAAATTTTTACTATATTTTACTATACTATATTTTATTATATTTTATTATATTTTTTCTAAATTTTTCAATCTTTTTTAAATTTTATTTTACAACAATTTTTAATCATCAAGACAATTTTTCAATCCCCTAGTAATATTATTATCATAAAAAGTATTAATTTAAATATTAGTTCATATTAATATTAACATATGAAAATGAAAATTTAAAAATAGATAATGTTATAAGAGGAGCTAAAATGGAAAATCACTTAGTTTATATACATTTATTGGTAATTTTGATTCTTAGTGGATCTGTAATAATTGCAGGATTTTATGATTTAAAATATAAAATCATTCCTAATGAATTAAGTTATTTATTAATTTTAACTGGGATAATATCAAATTTAGCTATTTCATTTTTGATTATGGAAATATATCCAATATTGTTTTCAATAATATTATCTATAATAATTTTTTCATTATCATATATATTGTGGAAACTAAGATTATGGGGTGGTGGAGATGTAAAATTAATTACTGGAATAACTCTAGCAATGCCTATTCATCCAGCAGTTTTAAGTGAGATTTTTAGATTTAATATTAATAATATCAATCTACCTATACTAGCTATATATCCATTTCCTTTTACAGTGATATTTAATAGTATTCTTGTTTCATTCCCGTTTTTGTTAATATGTGTAATACTTAATTATCTAAATAATATCAAATATGAGGAAATTGCTAATAATAAAAATTTTAAAAGGAATAAATCTGAAAAAAACTTGATTTTAATATTATTTAATAAATTTATTAATATTATCATCAATAATATTAATATTAATAATAGTAATAATAATCATCTATTTGATTTATTTAAATATATCAAAATTGGTATTTATAAGAAATTAATATTTAATAAATTAATTAAATCACTACTAACTTCTTTAATTTTATTAATTGTCATTCTATTTTTTAAAAGATATGATATTGATTCAATAAATTCAATTTTTTATATTTTAATAGTTGGAATGTTTATTAATTTAACTTTTTCTATATTTCTGGACTTTTTTATTTTAAATTTTAAAATTTTTGTTAAAAAAGGTTCATATAAACTTGTAGATATTAATAATTTGAAAGAAAATATGATTCTAAGTGATATATTAATAAATATAAGTGATTTAAACAGATTAATTAAAGAAAACAAGGTTAATTTAAATATAATCAATAAAATTGGATTATATAAGAAAAATTATAGTGACTGTACTGATTATATTAATTATATCGGTACTAATGATTCTACTGATTATATGGAGTATAGTGATTATATTGATTATACTAATTACACTAATAATGATGATATTAACATTGATATTTATAAAAATAAGGATAATCATATACTGAAATCAAAAACTGCTGGAGGATTATCAAAAAATGATTTAAAATTATTAAAAGAATTAGCTAAAATCGAAATAATTCCAGAAAAAATCCCTATTAAGTTAGGAATTCCATTTGCACCATCAATTGCTATTGGATTCTTCATAACTTTATTTATTGGAGATCTTTCATTATTCATTTATAATGGAGTAAATTTGTTAATATAAAAATCTAATTTTTATTTATTAAATCAAATTAATAAAAAAAGGAGGTTATATTTATAATCAAAAAATTTAAAGAGAAATTTGAGGAATTACGAGTTAATCTTTTAATATTTTTTATTTTGCTTAAACATTTAGGTATTTTAAAAAGTTTAATAAAAAATTTTAATATTAAAAATTTATCAAATAAATCTATAATTAAGAATATATCAAAGAATTTAAAGTTTTTAAAATTAAAAAATAATAAAAATAATAAGGGTCAACTATCTCTTGAATTTATATTGATTAGCTTTATTGCTATTTTAATATTTATTTCCATTTCACTACCCTTGAGTGAGATTGCAGTTAATTCAATGATAGATGTAAGCTATTCAATCGAGAGTAAATCAGAACTTTTAAAGATTATAAATTCTATTGATGATGTTTATTCAGATGGAATAGGTTCAAAAAGGATTTTATATATTGAATTTCCAACAGATTTAGAAATTAATTTCAATAAAGATTCTTATTCAAATAAAGGGTTAGCAATAGCTGAATTAAATTTGATTAATAATACGAATGTTAATGAGGTTAATAATACAAATTATAATTATCAAATTCAATATAGTTTTAAAGCAAATAATGTAAAAACTTCAATAAATTTTAAAAAAAAAATTCTTACAAAAGTAATTATTGAATGGCCAATTAATGAAACTAATATTGTTATAAAAGTTTAAACAAGAATAGATATTTATTAAAAAAACATTTATAGTATTTAGATTTAATAAAAATTTGTTAAAAATAGAAAAATATTGTTGTTTTGTTTAGAAAAATAACAAAACATTTATCCATAATATAAACTAATTTAATATTATTATATTGATTAAGAATA contains these protein-coding regions:
- the cysE gene encoding serine O-acetyltransferase, which produces MFDRIREDLLMVRLRDPAARSKFEIFFCYSGLHAVWYHLIAHYLWKHGHCLSARWISTVNRFFTGIEIHPAAKIGRRVFIDHGMGVVIGETTEVGNDVLLYQGVVLGGTSTVREKRHPTIGDGVVIGSGALIIGDIKLGNGSKVGAGSVVLKDVPNGATIVGVPGKIVHEKRPCAMDQEHQKLPDPIDEALKNLIEKQEILEEEINKLKNEKN
- a CDS encoding asparagine synthetase B gives rise to the protein MSKIIGIQGKFDGNLLNSMLKAINYEDRLIKSKFKKGIFLSSENNTIFNNKFCNISFQNDKNNSFNIGLGVINPNDKELQPIQYKNLTLVFDGVIYNIDEINSILSNSNNEDVVYSSEILAIKLIYKFYSEFSDLKKSIEKVKNLINGDYAFAVFDGTNLAISRDSLGVNPLYYNVNDFNSFASEKKSLWKIGINNNDISSLKPGHILYNWKDFPSKSNPWDIDYSDHNDFVLDTDEEDNYYKFKNYLSKLIMNSTYDRIKGLDKVGLVFSGGVDSTILATILKKYSESSKIDVTLYTVGVENSIDLKYSKKIAKKLDFTLKTQIIDEELVRKSLNPVLKAIEEEDLMKVGVGMTLYLGTKLAFNDDIPVVLAGQGADELFGGYYRYLATLNQKGEDQLQKELIHDMKYCYDVNLERDAKIASSNGVQLRVPYLDEKVVNFALNIPIKYKIKLNENNEDPLRKRILRDLALDIGVDEEIAMRPKKAAQYGSGIDKIIRKKILKDTDLNKIMENIIDSYSNNKN
- the gatC gene encoding Asp-tRNA(Asn) amidotransferase subunit GatC; translated protein: MKIEKDAEKILKDFSKTLESIPDLEETHYIVDNVNLTRKDVSIEKNPEKIMRNARTDKEGHLLVKKAEWIN
- a CDS encoding amino acid-binding protein translates to MRMNLVLELQDIPGQLVSVLEPISDFGTNLVTVIHQRDSKNEKGMIPVQITLEGERNNLKEVVEKLNEMNITILEIDGVVVKEKLSTILIGHVIDTDIKDTMDKINTIEGVSVVGLDVKLEEEYESSAMIVVESDPDKKEIVLSKIQEIADDKGLLVVNEV
- a CDS encoding homoserine dehydrogenase, whose protein sequence is MKDIKIILMGFGAVGKGVAKSISIKKDKIQNEYGVNLKLVAVADSSSSAISSNGLDEELLIETKENQGKLANYPEFGFNTNGEDVLDSVDYDLLIEATPTNIEDGEPAKSLTLKAFASGKDVVTSNKGHLALFFSQMNEQAKANNVQFKFEASVGGAMPIINFAEETLPSSNISSIIGILNGTTNYILSRMTTEGSSYKNTLEESQQLGIAETDPTQDVEGIDAACKTVILANSLLGIDATYSDVEVEGISKITSEAIELAKKEGYLIKLIAEVSKDALKVSPRLVKKNSPYAVEGTLNMATIKTDLADEVTVVGKGAGSIETASAMLTDVINIIKTKY
- a CDS encoding cofactor-independent phosphoglycerate mutase, with amino-acid sequence MKYVILIGDGMSDYPLKELNNQTPLEVANKPNIDGIAQKGRVGQLQTVPENLEPGSDVANMSIFGYDPQKYYTGRGPLEAGSMGINTSDDEVIFRCNLITEDNGILADFNAGHITSKEAAILINTLNQEFSKENNPNIGEMDGEFYSGISYRHLFVKKGSELASLKTTPPHDIVGESIADYTNWNDPSSLMIKNIMLKSKEILENHDINKKRLSNGEKIANMVWLWGQGLKPSMPKFKDLYGFEGSVITGVDLLKGIGVFAGLKNINVPGATGYFDTDYKAKGKYAANALEDNDFLFVHIEAPDEAGHAGNIEEKIKAIERIDKYVLGQILDEIPQYEDYKIAVLPDHATPIDVRTHTRDLVPLAIYSSLKKDFADDANIYTEKSVINGSLGIDKAHDLVKKMII
- the pyrG gene encoding CTP synthase (glutamine hydrolyzing); translated protein: MTKYIIITGGVVSSIGKGITSASIGRILRSYGLKVGAIKIDPYLNWDSGTLNPYQHGEVFVTHDGMESDLDLGHYERFLDVELPGVSNITTGKVYQSVIDKERKGEFLGACVQIIPHITDEIKSLIRKTAEINDYDIILIELGGTVGDIESQPFLEALRQLRNEEGHDNVMFVHVTFIPYLNAAGEFKTKPTQHSTKELRSTGINPDMIVCRSQDPIDDALKRKIAHFCDVDPTAVVNAPDASSIYEVPLTLDKENVGKFIAERIKLDVDVESADLDQWKSIVKSLQKQDPVVTIAIIGKYVELEDSYISIREALLHAAAKIGVKLNLEYISSDVDNLDENELKELDGILIPGGFGERGVEGKLDAVEYAIQNNVPIFGICLGMHSMVIQFARRNSMDNANSTEFDLDTMYPVIDLMEKQKEIKQMGGTMRLGSYDCKLIKNTKAHNLYKQDLVKERHRHRYELNNDFREELQNKGLIISGTSPDDFLVEMVELEDHPWFVGCQFHPEFKSRPNNAHPLFVSFMDAAYNFSKNK
- a CDS encoding A24 family peptidase, giving the protein MENHLVYIHLLVILILSGSVIIAGFYDLKYKIIPNELSYLLILTGIISNLAISFLIMEIYPILFSIILSIIIFSLSYILWKLRLWGGGDVKLITGITLAMPIHPAVLSEIFRFNINNINLPILAIYPFPFTVIFNSILVSFPFLLICVILNYLNNIKYEEIANNKNFKRNKSEKNLILILFNKFINIIINNININNSNNNHLFDLFKYIKIGIYKKLIFNKLIKSLLTSLILLIVILFFKRYDIDSINSIFYILIVGMFINLTFSIFLDFFILNFKIFVKKGSYKLVDINNLKENMILSDILINISDLNRLIKENKVNLNIINKIGLYKKNYSDCTDYINYIGTNDSTDYMEYSDYIDYTNYTNNDDINIDIYKNKDNHILKSKTAGGLSKNDLKLLKELAKIEIIPEKIPIKLGIPFAPSIAIGFFITLFIGDLSLFIYNGVNLLI